The Urbifossiella limnaea genome has a window encoding:
- a CDS encoding type III polyketide synthase: MSFAIHGLGTANPPDAVTAADGLGLARKLAGADVRTSTWLVPVYEKSGVERRFQVIGGAVVRDVLDGEDRVSSPFYPTPARDNVGPTTAERMTMYAAEAGPLALRAAAQAVAESGFAPDSFTHLVTVSCTGFGAPGVDLALIRGLGLRPTVERTNVGFMGCHGALNGLRVAHAFAAAHPGARVLVTAVELCSLHYYYGNEADKLIANAIFADGAAAVAGQWEASGPRERAVPLQLRASGSCLIPESAADMAWTVGDNGFAMTLSRRVPGLIAAHLKPWLDGWLRDNGLSLADVKSWAVHPGGPKILVAVEEALGLPPAALASSRAVFADRGNMSSPTVLFVLDKLRREGAPGPCVALGFGPGLVAEAALFA; encoded by the coding sequence ATGAGCTTCGCCATCCACGGCCTCGGCACCGCCAACCCGCCGGACGCCGTCACGGCCGCCGACGGCCTCGGCCTCGCCCGGAAGCTAGCCGGCGCCGACGTGCGCACCTCGACGTGGCTCGTCCCCGTCTACGAGAAATCCGGCGTCGAGCGGCGGTTTCAGGTGATCGGCGGGGCCGTGGTGCGCGACGTACTCGACGGCGAGGACCGCGTGAGTTCGCCGTTCTACCCCACGCCGGCGCGCGACAACGTCGGCCCGACGACGGCCGAGCGGATGACGATGTACGCCGCCGAAGCCGGCCCGCTGGCGCTGCGGGCGGCGGCGCAGGCGGTGGCCGAGAGCGGCTTCGCGCCGGACAGCTTCACACACCTCGTCACGGTGTCGTGTACCGGCTTCGGCGCCCCGGGCGTGGACCTGGCGCTGATCCGCGGGCTGGGCCTGCGGCCGACGGTGGAGCGGACAAACGTCGGCTTCATGGGCTGTCACGGCGCGCTGAACGGGCTGCGCGTCGCCCACGCCTTCGCGGCGGCGCACCCCGGAGCCCGGGTGCTGGTGACGGCGGTGGAGCTGTGCAGCCTGCACTACTACTACGGCAACGAGGCCGACAAGCTGATCGCCAACGCCATCTTCGCCGACGGCGCCGCCGCGGTCGCGGGACAGTGGGAGGCGAGCGGCCCGCGTGAGCGGGCTGTTCCCCTGCAACTCCGCGCGTCGGGCTCGTGCCTCATCCCCGAGTCGGCGGCGGACATGGCGTGGACGGTCGGCGACAACGGCTTCGCCATGACGCTGTCGCGCCGCGTCCCCGGGCTGATCGCCGCCCACCTGAAGCCGTGGCTCGACGGCTGGCTGCGTGACAACGGGCTGTCACTGGCCGACGTGAAGAGCTGGGCCGTCCACCCGGGCGGGCCGAAGATTCTGGTCGCGGTGGAGGAGGCGCTGGGGCTGCCGCCGGCGGCGCTGGCGTCGTCGCGGGCGGTGTTCGCCGACCGCGGCAACATGTCGAGCCCGACGGTGCTGTTCGTGCTCGACAAGCTGCGCCGCGAGGGCGCCCCGGGGCCGTGCGTGGCGCTCGGGTTCGGCCCGGGGCTGGTGGCGGAGGCGGCGCTGTTCGCGTAG
- a CDS encoding NAD(P)/FAD-dependent oxidoreductase, whose product MTTLDVPVVVIGAGPAGSLAARELARRGTRVLLVDQATFPRPKVCGCCLNAAGIAALDAVGLGGVLSQLGAVPLRRVKLAAGRADADVPLPGGVAVSRDALDVALIREAEAAGATVLTGVRAKVDDDGRVTLDGSRTVAPEVVVLASGLPTRTDAAAGSRLGAGVVLPADAVPAFFAPGTIFMATARGGYVGLVRLEDGRLDLAAAFDPAFVKATGGVGPAAADVLKTTRWPLPASVADAAWKGTPTLTRTPSQVAGRRTFAVGDAAGYVEPFTGEGMAWALAGAAALAPIVQEAASGWTEAHAAAWRAAHARVVRGRQGVCRAAARALRSPTFTRIAVRALSLLPVLARPVTAALNRPTGRPA is encoded by the coding sequence ATGACAACGCTCGACGTTCCCGTCGTCGTGATTGGCGCCGGCCCCGCCGGCAGCCTCGCCGCGCGCGAGCTGGCCCGCCGCGGCACCCGCGTGTTGCTCGTCGATCAGGCGACGTTCCCGCGGCCGAAGGTGTGCGGGTGCTGCCTCAACGCCGCGGGAATTGCCGCGCTGGACGCCGTGGGGTTGGGCGGTGTGCTGAGCCAACTCGGGGCGGTGCCGCTGCGGCGGGTGAAGCTCGCGGCCGGCCGCGCCGACGCCGACGTGCCGCTGCCCGGCGGTGTGGCCGTGTCGCGGGACGCCCTCGACGTGGCCCTGATACGCGAAGCGGAAGCGGCGGGGGCGACGGTGCTCACCGGCGTGCGGGCGAAGGTGGACGACGACGGGCGGGTGACGCTCGACGGGTCGCGCACGGTCGCCCCCGAAGTCGTCGTGCTCGCGTCCGGCCTGCCGACGCGCACCGACGCCGCCGCCGGGTCGCGGCTCGGCGCCGGTGTCGTGCTGCCGGCCGACGCGGTGCCGGCGTTCTTCGCCCCCGGCACGATCTTCATGGCGACCGCCCGCGGCGGATACGTCGGCCTCGTCCGCCTCGAAGACGGCCGCCTCGACCTCGCCGCCGCGTTCGACCCGGCGTTCGTGAAGGCCACCGGCGGTGTCGGCCCGGCCGCGGCCGACGTGCTGAAGACGACGCGCTGGCCGCTACCCGCCAGCGTCGCGGACGCGGCGTGGAAGGGCACCCCGACGCTGACGCGAACGCCGAGCCAGGTCGCCGGCCGGCGGACGTTCGCGGTCGGCGACGCGGCGGGGTACGTCGAGCCGTTCACCGGCGAAGGAATGGCCTGGGCGCTGGCGGGGGCCGCGGCGCTGGCGCCGATTGTGCAGGAAGCAGCGAGCGGGTGGACCGAGGCGCATGCCGCGGCGTGGCGGGCGGCACACGCCCGCGTGGTCCGCGGCCGGCAGGGCGTGTGCCGCGCCGCCGCGCGGGCGCTCCGCTCGCCGACGTTCACCCGCATCGCCGTCCGCGCCCTGTCGCTCCTCCCCGTGCTGGCCCGCCCCGTAACCGCCGCGCTGAACCGACCCACCGGACGCCCCGCATGA
- a CDS encoding methyltransferase domain-containing protein — protein MPSLARRERVPELMDDPALDPAEHRRALAGLARLNRVSDSPGVLWPAVRELARGGPLRVLDVATGSGDVPRALAAKAVRAGLPVEVAGCDISATAIDAAKQAAPGLTFFVHDVLRDPLPAGFDVVTCSLFLHHLSDDDAVTLLRRIAAAAGRRVLVNDLARSRFNYVSVWAASRLLTRSAVVRFDGPASVRSAFTAAEAAGLAARAGLTGAAVRGRFPCRFLLQWERTTPA, from the coding sequence ATGCCGTCCCTCGCCCGCCGCGAGCGCGTCCCCGAGCTGATGGACGACCCGGCGCTCGACCCGGCCGAGCACCGCCGCGCCCTCGCGGGGCTGGCCCGGTTGAACCGCGTCAGCGACTCGCCCGGCGTGCTGTGGCCGGCGGTACGGGAACTCGCCCGCGGCGGCCCCTTGCGCGTGCTCGACGTGGCCACCGGCTCCGGCGACGTGCCCCGGGCGCTGGCGGCGAAGGCGGTGCGGGCCGGCCTGCCGGTCGAGGTCGCCGGCTGCGACATCAGCGCGACCGCGATCGACGCGGCGAAGCAGGCCGCGCCGGGGCTGACGTTCTTCGTCCACGACGTGCTACGCGACCCGCTGCCGGCCGGGTTCGACGTGGTGACGTGCTCGCTGTTCCTGCACCACCTCTCCGACGACGACGCGGTGACGCTGCTGCGGCGGATCGCGGCCGCGGCGGGGCGGCGGGTGCTGGTGAACGACCTGGCCCGGTCGCGGTTCAACTACGTGTCGGTGTGGGCGGCGAGCCGGCTGCTGACGCGGTCGGCGGTGGTGCGGTTCGACGGGCCGGCGTCGGTGCGGTCGGCGTTCACCGCGGCGGAGGCGGCGGGGCTGGCGGCGCGGGCCGGGCTGACGGGGGCTGCGGTGCGGGGGCGCTTCCCGTGCCGGTTCTTGCTGCAATGGGAGCGGACGACCCCGGCATGA
- a CDS encoding response regulator, with translation MSPRPRLLLIGPEPAHLNGTLDGADVEAIADDPALVAERIRAGGVEAIVASAATAAGLLERVRRDELVLTHVDKGLAVLDLGGTVVWANPAFTVSAACPADPVGRPLFEALGGARVVGPDLTRPADPAADPFAAARAGRPLSFRLRCPADPDPRYYEADVRPVPDSQPPLLVVVIRNVTEEVVQRQKLDALHAAGQELAALDPDQLAEMNTPSRAELLKLNLRRLIHDLLRYDTIEVRLLDRRTGELRPLIEDGMTAEAAGRVLYARPTGNGVTGHVAFTGTSYLCHDAADDPLYIRGAEGARSSMTVPLKVPGGEVVGTLNVESPRPNAFGPDDLQFTELFSREVAAALNTLDLLTAQEECTATQSIAAVNKEIALPIDEVLASASLLIGKPFADPETAAHLRKILDNARLVKESVGRVGREMTPRPAPPAEPPPVPAPDATPLVGRRVLVVDPDERVRRQAHLLLTRLGATVETAGTATAGLALAGDIPYDAVFLDVKPPDMGGYDCYRRFKAARPRSVLALTTGFGYDVAHSIVKARGDGLRYVLFKPFRQEQVVTAVLDGPDC, from the coding sequence TTGAGCCCCCGCCCGCGACTGCTCCTGATCGGCCCCGAGCCGGCCCACCTGAACGGCACCCTCGACGGGGCCGACGTGGAGGCCATCGCCGACGACCCCGCCCTCGTCGCCGAGCGGATCCGCGCCGGCGGCGTGGAGGCGATCGTCGCCTCCGCCGCGACGGCCGCCGGATTGCTGGAGCGCGTCCGCAGGGACGAACTCGTTCTCACCCACGTCGACAAGGGGTTGGCCGTCCTCGACCTCGGCGGCACGGTGGTGTGGGCGAACCCCGCCTTCACCGTGTCGGCGGCGTGCCCCGCCGATCCGGTCGGCCGGCCGCTGTTCGAGGCGCTCGGCGGCGCCCGCGTCGTCGGCCCCGACCTGACGCGGCCCGCCGACCCGGCCGCCGACCCGTTCGCCGCCGCCCGCGCCGGCCGGCCGCTGTCGTTCCGCCTCCGCTGCCCCGCCGACCCCGACCCGAGGTACTACGAGGCCGACGTCCGCCCCGTCCCCGACTCCCAGCCGCCGCTGCTCGTCGTCGTCATCCGGAACGTCACCGAGGAAGTGGTTCAACGACAGAAGCTCGACGCCCTCCACGCCGCCGGCCAGGAGCTCGCCGCGCTCGACCCCGACCAGCTCGCGGAGATGAACACGCCGAGCCGGGCCGAGTTGCTGAAGCTGAACCTCCGCCGCCTGATCCACGACCTCCTCCGCTACGACACGATCGAAGTCCGGCTGCTCGACCGCCGCACCGGCGAGCTGCGGCCGCTGATCGAGGACGGGATGACGGCCGAGGCGGCCGGCCGCGTGCTGTACGCCCGGCCGACCGGCAACGGCGTCACCGGGCACGTCGCGTTCACCGGCACCAGCTACCTGTGCCACGACGCCGCGGACGACCCGCTGTACATCCGCGGGGCGGAGGGCGCCCGCAGCTCGATGACGGTGCCGCTGAAGGTGCCCGGCGGCGAGGTGGTCGGCACGCTGAACGTGGAGAGCCCGCGGCCGAACGCCTTCGGCCCGGACGACCTCCAGTTCACCGAGCTGTTCAGCCGCGAGGTCGCCGCCGCACTCAACACCCTCGACCTGCTCACGGCGCAGGAGGAGTGCACGGCGACGCAGTCGATCGCCGCGGTGAACAAGGAGATCGCGCTGCCGATCGACGAGGTGCTGGCCAGCGCCAGCCTGCTGATCGGCAAGCCGTTCGCCGACCCCGAGACGGCGGCGCACCTGCGGAAGATCCTCGACAACGCCCGGCTGGTGAAGGAGAGCGTCGGCCGCGTCGGCCGCGAGATGACGCCGCGCCCCGCGCCGCCGGCCGAGCCGCCCCCGGTGCCCGCCCCCGACGCGACGCCGCTCGTCGGCCGTCGCGTGCTGGTGGTCGATCCGGACGAGCGCGTCCGCCGACAGGCGCACCTGTTGCTGACGCGGCTCGGCGCGACCGTGGAGACGGCCGGCACCGCGACGGCCGGCCTGGCCCTGGCCGGCGACATTCCCTACGACGCCGTCTTTCTCGACGTGAAGCCGCCGGACATGGGCGGTTACGACTGCTACCGTCGGTTCAAGGCGGCGCGGCCGCGGAGCGTACTGGCGCTAACGACCGGCTTCGGCTACGACGTGGCCCACTCGATCGTGAAGGCCCGCGGCGACGGCCTGCGGTACGTGCTGTTCAAGCCGTTCCGCCAGGAGCAGGTGGTGACCGCCGTCCTCGACGGCCCCGATTGTTGA
- a CDS encoding PEP-CTERM sorting domain-containing protein: MSRHTWIARLFTAAAAAVVAAGTAAAGIIPASVTVTPEAGNFRWQYAIVLPTDMKLQAGDYFTIYDFGGLVSGSQFIDPTNSSAGDWSMEVQKAGPIPAGLSPDDDASIDNLVFRYKGGSALTGQTGLGNFGAVSTVGTSTKTDFTAQNPQSTTGDLDRNIIDTIAPGVPPVVENPTGVPEPTTLLLAAIGIPAAGAARALRKRKA; encoded by the coding sequence ATGAGTCGTCACACCTGGATCGCCCGCCTGTTCACTGCCGCCGCCGCGGCCGTGGTCGCAGCCGGCACCGCCGCCGCCGGGATCATCCCGGCGTCCGTCACCGTCACCCCCGAAGCCGGGAACTTCCGGTGGCAGTACGCAATCGTGCTGCCGACCGACATGAAGCTCCAGGCCGGGGACTACTTCACCATCTACGACTTCGGCGGGCTGGTGAGCGGGTCGCAGTTCATCGACCCGACCAACTCGTCGGCCGGGGACTGGTCGATGGAAGTCCAGAAGGCCGGCCCGATCCCGGCCGGGCTCAGCCCGGACGACGACGCGAGCATCGACAACCTGGTTTTCCGGTACAAGGGCGGCAGCGCGCTCACCGGGCAGACCGGGCTGGGGAACTTCGGCGCCGTGAGCACCGTCGGGACCAGCACGAAGACCGACTTCACCGCCCAGAACCCGCAGTCGACGACCGGCGACCTGGACCGGAACATCATCGACACGATCGCCCCCGGCGTCCCGCCGGTGGTCGAGAACCCGACGGGCGTCCCGGAGCCGACGACGCTGCTGCTGGCGGCGATCGGCATCCCGGCCGCCGGCGCCGCCCGCGCCCTGCGGAAGCGGAAGGCGTGA
- a CDS encoding PEP-CTERM sorting domain-containing protein — translation MFRRFVQLAVLLGLVAPGSAEAGLLPTKVSVTPEGPNQLWMYAVMLPGGSMLKTGDYFTIYDFAGLVGGSNGQPAGWGFSTAAVGPTPDRLAPDDSAGILNLTWTYTGPDYSPGQTGLGNFWAASEYGSSGDGFFTATTHLTEGPRTDNNVTYTVVPVPAPPAVPEPTTLVLAGLGLPFAALARKVARRTPGRSGVVVDTKDDRV, via the coding sequence ATGTTCCGTCGGTTCGTCCAGCTCGCCGTTCTCCTGGGGCTCGTCGCCCCCGGCTCGGCTGAGGCCGGCCTGCTTCCTACCAAGGTGTCGGTCACCCCCGAGGGGCCGAACCAGTTGTGGATGTACGCGGTGATGCTCCCGGGCGGGTCCATGCTCAAGACCGGCGACTACTTCACCATCTACGACTTCGCCGGGCTCGTCGGCGGCTCGAACGGCCAGCCCGCGGGCTGGGGCTTCAGCACGGCCGCGGTCGGCCCCACGCCGGACCGCCTCGCCCCCGACGACAGCGCCGGCATTCTCAACCTGACGTGGACGTACACAGGGCCCGACTACAGCCCCGGCCAGACCGGCCTCGGGAACTTCTGGGCGGCCTCCGAATACGGCAGCAGCGGCGACGGGTTCTTCACCGCCACCACGCACCTGACGGAAGGCCCCCGCACCGACAACAACGTCACGTACACCGTGGTCCCGGTGCCGGCCCCGCCGGCCGTTCCGGAGCCGACCACGCTCGTCCTGGCCGGGCTCGGGCTGCCGTTCGCGGCCCTGGCCCGGAAGGTCGCCCGCCGCACCCCCGGCCGTTCCGGGGTTGTGGTTGACACGAAAGACGACCGGGTCTAA
- a CDS encoding metallophosphoesterase family protein — protein MRIGVVSDTHDRGEAVSEAVRLLLEQHVELVLHCGDIESPETIRLFKPVPTHFVFGNWDKDRARLAAAIKDAGGTHYDSFGFLELAGKRLAWVHSHERHQLRQLEHSDYFDYVFYGHTHVREQHRTGKTLVANPGALFRANPKTCIVLDVATGEIKPIIVPVPKPPIPVIDDPHGSVVAPPDSNPA, from the coding sequence ATGCGGATCGGGGTCGTCAGCGACACCCACGACCGGGGGGAGGCGGTGAGCGAGGCCGTGCGCCTCCTCCTGGAGCAGCACGTCGAACTCGTCCTCCACTGCGGCGACATCGAATCCCCGGAAACGATCCGCCTGTTCAAGCCCGTCCCCACGCACTTCGTGTTCGGCAACTGGGACAAGGACCGGGCCCGGCTCGCGGCCGCGATCAAGGACGCCGGCGGCACCCACTACGACTCGTTCGGGTTCCTGGAGTTGGCCGGCAAGCGGCTCGCGTGGGTCCACAGCCACGAGCGCCACCAGCTGCGGCAGCTCGAGCACTCGGACTACTTCGACTACGTGTTCTACGGCCACACTCACGTCCGCGAGCAGCACCGCACCGGCAAGACGCTCGTCGCCAACCCCGGGGCGCTGTTCCGCGCAAACCCCAAGACGTGCATCGTACTCGACGTGGCGACCGGCGAGATCAAGCCGATCATCGTCCCCGTCCCGAAGCCGCCGATTCCGGTCATCGACGACCCGCACGGGTCCGTCGTCGCGCCGCCCGATTCCAACCCGGCTTGA
- a CDS encoding HD domain-containing protein: MPDAIVFEAAAFAARAHKHQLRKDRDTPYVSHVFRVCLVVRHVFGFDEPEMLAAALLHDTIEDTATDCDDIVERFGPVVAGWVAALTKDMRLPHEEREAEYVAALAAAPWQVKVCKMGDVYDNLNDCAHLSAAGKRRTCSKSRTYLDAVADGLPEKAQAAFGLCEKKLAEVEAGLDASPA, translated from the coding sequence ATGCCGGATGCGATCGTGTTCGAGGCCGCCGCGTTCGCCGCCCGCGCCCACAAGCACCAGCTCCGCAAGGACCGCGACACGCCCTACGTCAGCCACGTGTTCCGCGTCTGTCTGGTGGTCCGGCACGTGTTCGGCTTCGACGAGCCGGAGATGCTGGCGGCGGCACTCCTCCACGACACGATCGAGGACACCGCCACCGACTGCGACGACATCGTGGAGCGGTTCGGCCCGGTGGTGGCGGGCTGGGTGGCGGCGCTGACGAAGGACATGAGGCTGCCGCACGAGGAGCGCGAGGCCGAGTACGTGGCGGCACTGGCCGCGGCCCCGTGGCAGGTCAAGGTGTGCAAGATGGGCGACGTCTACGACAACCTCAACGACTGTGCGCACCTCAGCGCCGCGGGCAAGCGGCGGACGTGTAGCAAGTCGCGGACGTACCTCGACGCGGTGGCCGACGGGCTGCCGGAGAAGGCCCAGGCCGCGTTCGGGCTGTGCGAGAAGAAGCTCGCCGAGGTCGAAGCGGGGCTCGACGCCTCCCCGGCATGA
- a CDS encoding arginase family protein, whose protein sequence is MKSVAVVFPFDLFGSAGTGAGAQLLGDAVREILDDTAAESRPCRAAALTGKVTVRETAFETVEQVKGWRKRGRQLARKALDAGEFLLWLGGNHLSVLPVLEELGPETLVVQLDAHLDVYRFHDTTAELSHGNFLKHADGPLPALVNVGHRDLFLTPAEVAETFAAAHSAVDVATKPERVLADVRKRADKAKRVWIDLDCDAVDPAFLPAVGQPLPFGLTPPALLAVIEAVWSEKVVGMSVSEFNPGRDVRDAGLELLGWLVEYLLLRRHGG, encoded by the coding sequence GTGAAGTCCGTCGCCGTCGTGTTCCCGTTCGACCTGTTCGGCTCGGCCGGCACCGGCGCCGGCGCGCAACTCCTCGGCGACGCCGTCCGCGAGATCCTCGACGACACCGCCGCCGAGTCGCGCCCGTGCCGGGCCGCGGCGCTGACCGGAAAGGTGACCGTGCGCGAGACCGCGTTCGAGACGGTCGAGCAGGTGAAGGGCTGGCGGAAGCGCGGCCGGCAGCTGGCGCGGAAGGCGCTGGACGCCGGCGAGTTCCTCCTGTGGCTGGGCGGCAACCACCTCAGCGTGCTGCCGGTCCTGGAGGAACTCGGCCCGGAGACGCTCGTCGTGCAGCTCGACGCCCACCTGGACGTGTACCGCTTCCACGACACGACCGCAGAGTTGTCGCACGGGAACTTCCTGAAGCACGCCGACGGCCCGCTGCCGGCGCTCGTGAACGTCGGCCACCGCGACCTGTTCCTGACGCCCGCCGAAGTCGCCGAGACGTTCGCCGCGGCGCACTCCGCTGTGGACGTGGCGACGAAGCCCGAGCGCGTGCTCGCCGACGTGCGGAAGCGTGCCGACAAGGCGAAACGGGTGTGGATCGACCTCGACTGCGACGCCGTAGACCCGGCGTTCCTGCCGGCGGTGGGCCAGCCGCTGCCGTTCGGGCTGACGCCGCCGGCGCTGCTGGCAGTGATCGAAGCGGTGTGGTCGGAGAAGGTGGTGGGGATGTCGGTGAGCGAGTTCAACCCCGGCCGCGACGTGCGCGACGCGGGGCTGGAATTACTCGGCTGGCTGGTCGAGTACCTGCTGCTGCGGCGGCACGGCGGCTAG
- a CDS encoding PilZ domain-containing protein: MTAAPPSAERRIAPRRQPAMGTLFRLDSEGPPEIGLIWNISRTGVSMLRNEPPAAGAHVTGLLETLTDAHSLRVGMTVIHVKKLDTGDYFVGAHFDQALTDEQLTPFVV, translated from the coding sequence ATGACCGCCGCCCCCCCGTCCGCCGAGCGCCGCATCGCCCCGCGCCGGCAGCCCGCCATGGGTACGCTGTTCCGCCTCGACTCTGAGGGCCCGCCCGAGATCGGCTTGATCTGGAACATCTCGCGGACCGGCGTCAGCATGTTGCGGAACGAGCCGCCCGCGGCCGGCGCTCACGTCACCGGCCTGCTCGAAACGCTGACCGACGCCCACTCCCTCCGCGTCGGCATGACCGTGATCCACGTCAAGAAACTGGACACCGGCGACTACTTCGTCGGCGCCCACTTCGACCAGGCGCTGACGGACGAGCAGCTGACGCCGTTCGTGGTGTAA